From the genome of Podospora pseudoanserina strain CBS 124.78 chromosome 7 map unlocalized CBS124.78p_7.2, whole genome shotgun sequence, one region includes:
- the cat1 gene encoding catalase 1 (COG:Q; EggNog:ENOG503NUEX) — protein sequence MASYLPSMEKVQHAVLGPRGGDKVADLQKETKEMSDKARLTTDYGVKQTSADDWLKIVNNDKTGPMLLEDPFARERIHRFDHERIPERVVHARGSGAFGKFKLFESAEDVTFAPILTDTSRETPIFIRFSTVLGSRGSADTVRDVRGFAIKFYTQEGNWDIVANNIPVFFIQDAIKFPDVIHAGKPEPHNEVPQAQTAHNNFWDFQYNHTEATHMFMWAMSDRGIPRSYRMMQGFGVNTFTLINAKGERHFVKFIFTPELGVHSLIWDEALKLAGQDPDFHRKDLWEAIENGVFPKWKFGIQVIPEADEHKFDFDILDATKIWPEDLVPVRYIGEFELNRNPDEFFPQTEQVAFCTSHIVPGIGFSDDPLLQGRNFSYFDTQLSRLGINWQELPINRPVCPVMNFNRDGAMRHTITKGTVNYWPNRFEKVKPATHEEGGYVEYAEKVAGIKARARSAKFKEHFAQAQLFWNSMSAVEKNHIINALGFELDHCEDPVVYERMVTRLADIDLGLAQTVAEMVGGEPPKEASRPNHGRKAPGLSQTEFPGSKPTIASRRIAILVADGYDQVAYSAAYAAISAGLAIPLVIGTKRSKIVAAGGAGSTTPHHHLEGFRSTMVDAIFIPGGVDSIRALSKNGRALHWIREAFGHLKAIGATGEAVDFVNKAIGLPAVSVSESAEVQDSYGVVTMRETKPGSLSEAVDIVKGGAGFMEKFFHNIAQHRCWARELDGLHSQVAY from the exons ATGGCCAGTTATTTGCCCTCCATGGAGAAAGTACAGCACGCCGTTCTTGGGCCCCGAGGGGGTGACAAGGTCGCCGACCTTCAgaaggagaccaaggagaTGTCAGACAAGGCCCGCCTCACAACAGACTATGGTGTCAAGCAGACCTCTGCCGATGACTGGCTCAAGATCGTCAACAACGACAAGACTGGTCCCATGCTGTTGGAAGACCCCTTTGCTCGCGAGAGA ATCCACAGGTTCGACCACGAAAGAATCCCAGAGCGCGTCGTCCATGCCCGTGGCAGCGGTGCCTTCGGCAAGTTCAAGCTCTTCGAGAGTGCCGAGGATGTCACTTTTGCTCCAATCCTTACCGACACATCGCGCGAGACGCCCATTTTTATCCGGTTTTCGACAGTGCTCGGTAGCCGTGGCAGCGCTGATACCGTTCGCGATGTGCGAGGTTTTGCGATCAAGTTCTACACACAGGAAGGAAACTGGGATATTGTCGCCAACAATATTCCCGTGTTCTTCATTCAGGACGCCATCAAGTTTCCCGATGTCATCCATGCTGGCAAACCCGAGCCACACAACGAGGTTCCCCAGGCCCAGACAGCCCATAACAACTTCTGGGATTTCCAGTACAACCACACCGAGGCGACGCACATGTTCATGTGGGCG ATGAGCGACAGAGGTATTCCTCGTTCGTACCGCATGATGCAAGGATTTGGCGTCAACACTTTCACGCTCATCAACGCCAAGGGAGAGCGTCACTTTGTCAAGTTCATCTTCACCCCTGAACTCGGCGTGCACTCTCTTATTTGGGACGAGGCCCTCAAGCTTGCCGGCCAGGATCCAGACTTCCACCGCAAGGACCTGTGGGAGGCCATCGAGAACGGTGTCTTCCCCAAGTGGAAGTTCGGTATTCAGGTGATCCCTGAAGCTGATGAGCACAAGTTCGACTTCGACATCTTGGATGCTACCAAGATCTGGCCCGAGGATCTGGTACCCGTGCGTTACATTGGCGAGTTCGAGCTCAACCGCAACCCAGACGAGTTCTTCCCACAGACTGAGCAGGTTGCATTCTGCACAAGCCACATCGTCCCCGGTATTGGCTTCTCCGATgaccctcttctccaaggCCGTAACTTCAGCTATTTCGATACACAATTGAGCCGTCTGGGTATCAACTGGCAGGAGCTTCCCATCAACCGCCCAGTATGCCCCGTCATGAACTTCAACCGCGATGGTGCTATGcgccacaccatcaccaaaggcACCGTCAACTACTGGCCCAACCGGTTTGAGAAGGTCAAGCCTGCTACTCACGAGGAAGGCGGGTATGTTGAATACGCTGAGAAGGTTGCCGGCATCAAGGCCCGCGCCCGCAGTGCCAAGTTCAAGGAGCATTTTGCTCAGGCGCAACTGTTCTGGAACAGTATGTCGGCGGTTGAGAAgaaccacatcatcaacgccctgGGATTCGAACTTGACCACTGTGAGGATCCTGTCGTGTACGAGCGCATGGTGACGCGATTGGCCGATATCGACTTGGGTCTCGCCCAGACAGTCGCCGAaatggttggtggtgagccCCCCAAGGAGGCCAGCCGTCCCAACCACGGCCGCAAGGCACCAGGCTTGAGCCAAACAGAGTTCCCCGGATCAAAGCCTACCATTGCGTCCCGGAGAATCGCCATCTTGGTTGCCGATGGGTACGATCAGGTCGCCTACTCAGCTGCGTACGCTGCTATCTCGGCTGGCTTGGCCATCCCATTGGTTATCGGAACCAAGAGAAGCAAGATTGTTGCCGCCGGTGGAGCTGGTAGCACcacacctcatcatcacttgGAAGGCTTCCGCTCCACCATGGTGGACGCCATCTTCATTCCCGGCGGTGTTGATTCCATTCGCGCTCTGTCCAAGAACGGCAGAGCTCTGCATTGGATTAGGGAGGCCTTTGGTCATCTCAAGGCTATTGGAGCCACAGGCGAAGCTGTCGACTTCGTCAACAAGGCCATCGGCCTGCCAGCTGTTAGTGTCTCGGAGAGTGCCGAGGTCCAGGACAGCTATGGTGTCGTGACTATGCGTGAGACCAAGCCAGGAAGCTTGAGTGAGGCGGTGGACATCGTCAAGGGCGGTGCTGGTTTTATGGAGAAGTTCTTCCACAACATTGCCCAGCACAGGTGCTGGGCCAGAGAGCTGGATGGCCTCCACAGCCAGGTGGCCTACTAG
- a CDS encoding uncharacterized protein (EggNog:ENOG503NU34; COG:S) — protein sequence MTMSTTQVPLAFASCSIGLPKHTLHQKIEAIRAAGFQGIELSFPDLLSYATLHFGRDVAEDDYDTLCEAAKAVKDLCSRHELVIMVLQPFANFEGWPAGSRERQDAFARAKGWIRIMDATGIDMLQVGSSDSAGISSSFSDLAADLRELADMLAPHGFKLAYENWCWATRAPTWKEVWEIVKMVDRPNIGLCLDTFQTAGGEWGDPTTASRLIEGVSAADLTVRYKDSLEELSRTVPSDKIYFLQISDAYKMDEPLADVVEQGLRPRGRWSHDWRPLPYDGGYLPIVEFAEAVLRTGFRGWVSVEVFDGKFEEKYGDDLMGFAHKAKLVTDQLLATALASGDKTK from the exons ATGACGATGTCGACAACACAGGTTCCCCTCGCCTTCGCATCATGCTCCATCGGCTTGCCAAAACACACACTGCACCAAAAGATCGAAGCCATCCGCGCAGCCGGCTTTCAAGGCATAGAACTCTCCTTCCCAGACTTGCTCTCATACGCTACGCTGCACTTTGGCCGCGATGTCGCCGAGGACGATTACGATACCCTCTGTGAGGCAGCAAAGGCAGTAAAGGATCTCTGCAGCCGCCACGAACTTGTCATCATGGTCCTCCAACCCTTTGCAAACTTTGAAGGCTGGCCTGCTGGAAGCCGTGAGCGTCAGGACGCGTTTGCTCGCGCGAAAGGCTGGATCAGAATCATGGATGCCACAGGCATTGACATGCTCCAAGTTGGTTCGTCCGACTCGGCGGgcatctcatcctccttttCGGATCTGGCAGCGGACCTCCGGGAGCTGGCCGATATGCTTGCACCACACGGCTTCAAACTTGCTTATGAGAATTGGTGCTGGGCAACACGGGCTCCCACATGGAAGGAGGTTTGGGAAATTGTCAAGATGGTTGATCGGCCCAACATTGGACTGTGTCTAGATACATTCCAGACAGCTGGTGGGGAATGGGGAGATCCAACTACAGCGTCACGTCTCATTGAAGGGGTCTCGGCTGCAGACCTCACCGTGCGGTATAAGGACAGTCTTGAAGAGCTGTCGCGCACGGTCCCGTCGGATAAGATCTATTTCCTGCAGATAAGTGACGCATACAAGATGGATGAGCCGCTGGCAGATGTGGTAGAACAAGGCCTGAGACCtagagggagatggagccACGACTGGAGACCCCTGCC ATATGACGGGGGATACCTCCCAATCGTGGAGTTCGCTGAAGCAGTGCTCAGAACAGGTTTTAGGGGCTGGGTCAGTGTAGAGGTGTTTGATGGCAAGTTTGAAGAAAAGTATGGTGATGACTTGATGGGCTTCGCGCACAAGGCTAAGTTGGTTACCGACCAGCTGTTGGCAACGGCACTTGCATCCGGTGATAAAACGAAATAG
- a CDS encoding uncharacterized protein (EggNog:ENOG503PB0X), whose product MFYYDTDALESDILVHEGAPKLTYHEYAAFTRPRIQQFQPTSAGSSAGEVSRCALSEDWEGRGMFELALRQNHAVDRDGEFVLQGDHVHPALRGRVRQVIARRSLNYSSDEKGALDGLNLTRADYEALKLHPSTIQYLRRTTTESTFWDQRHEKLSIILCFSTEPRPAYDFMSFTYSIPDRTATMLLRQSYDPHIHDVDDLEQYGERMQACKPHWAHPLVTPVVLLQMQFLLSERAVAENEKDISKVEQDVERMAGFETIDSRPKSRSNSTSSGATGGYSHPKRPTELMKNAHDAFKKSIKLLDTITWMDRAVGVILRAGDELEEVRYESENDIDSPDLQGALISASGRTVTGLARARIIEDPMSAHWHEIRQYLESLQQLCKSLETERHMLEVRCKSQIDIIYAKMQQEDNILTARMAVTSTRDSSSLKALAVITALFLPGDFIASLLGMAMFEKWNDEEYDGDRLPETPERFWLYWALALPLTFIIFILWRTWWVSQDRFFRQHLSKELSEERYWTEDRRPRKLDHSFIRDFFTLSARRDEKADIPPPSPDLSHSQLAAESNSKTPSPPAPVFNLKRIAFAGTDTRRSKRNAFRGHSAV is encoded by the exons ATGTTTTATTACGATACCGACGCCCTTGAAAGCGACATCCTGGTGCACGAAGGCGCGCCAAAGCTTACCTACCACGAGTATGCTGCCTTCACCAGACCACGCATCCAGCAGTTCCAACCAACCTCGGCGGGGTCTTCTGCCGGCGAGGTGAGCCGGTGTGCCTTGTCCGAGGACTGGGAGGGGCGTGGAATGTTTGAGCTTGCTCTGCGACAAAACCATGCTGTGGACCGAGATGGCGAGTTTGTGCTCCAGGGCGACCACGTACATCCAGCACTTCGAGGCCGTGTGAGGCAGGTGATAGCGCGGCGCAGCCTGAACTATAGCTCCGATGAAAAGGGCGCGCTCGACGGTCTGAACCTCACACGTGCTGACTACGAAGCCCTCAAACTACACCCGTCGACAATCCAATATCTCCGCCGGACCACGACCGAGTCCACTTTTTGGGATCAGCGTCACGAGAAGCTTAGCATCATCCTCTGCTTCTCCACAGAGCCGCGGCCAGCCTACGACTTTATGTCTTTCACATACAGCATCCCCGACCGAACGGCGACAATGCTCTTGCGCCAGTCCTATGACCCGCACATTCATGATGTGGATGACTTGGAGCAGTATGGCGAACGAATGCAGGCCTGCAAACCCCATTGGGCCCACCCATTGGTCACGCCCGTTGTTTTGCTCCAGATGCAGTTTTTGCTCTCTGAGCGCGCCGTGGCTGAGAATGAGAAGGACATCTCCAAGGTGGAGCAAGATGTTGAACGCATGGCTGGGTTCGAAACGATCGACTCCCGCCCAAAGAGCCGGTCGAATTCGACCAGTTCAGGTGCAACCGGCGGGTACAGTCATCCAAAGCGGCCCACTGAGCTTATGAAGAACGCACACGACGCCTTCAAGAAGTCTATCAAGCTGCTGGACACAATCACCTGGATGGATAGGGCAGTTGGTGTTATTTTGCGGGCAGGTGACGAGCTAGAAGAAGTGAGGTACGAGAGTGAGAATGACATTGACAGCCCCGACCTTCAGGGCGCTTTGATCTCGGCATCTGGACGGACGGTAACAGGTCTTGCTCGTGCCCGCATCATTGAGGATCCAATGTCAGCCCATTGGCATGAGATCAGGCAGTACCTCGAGAGTCTACAGCAGCTGTGCAAGAGCCTGGAAACTGAACGACACATGTTGGAAGTTCGATGCAAATCTCAGATCGATATT ATCTATGCCAAGATGCAGCAGGAAGACAATATCTTGACAGCTCGCATGGCAGTTACCTCGACTCGAGATTCCTCTTCCCTCAAAGCACTAGCTGTTATCACAGCCCTGTTCCTTCCGGGTGATTTTATCGCCAGCCTCCTTGGCATGGCCATGTTTGAAAAATGGAATGACGAGGAATACGATGGTGATAGGCTGCCCGAAACGCCAGAACGATTTTGGCTTTACTGGGCCCTTGCGCTCCCACTTACCTTTATTATCTTTATTCTCTGGCGGACGTGGTGGGTATCGCAAGATCGGTTCTTCAGACAGCATCTGTCCAAGGAGCTCAGTGAAGAGCGGTACTGGACTGAGGACAGGCGGCCTCGGAAACTGGACCACAGCTTTATCCGTGACTTTTTCACTCTCTCGGCAAGGAGAGACGAAAAGGCCGACATTCCACCACCGAGTCCGGATTTGTCTCACTCTCAGCTGGCTGCTGAGAGTAATAGCAAGACTCCATCACCCCCAGCCCCTGTTTTCAACTTGAAAAGGATTGCTTTTGCCGGGACAGACACACGAAGGAGTAAGCGCAACGCATTCCGTGGACATAGTGCGGTGTAG
- a CDS encoding uncharacterized protein (EggNog:ENOG503NVU0; COG:Q; CAZy:AA1): protein MLGLTKASAVLLATATLVVASPAPSPVIHLLPRQTIIPGGKPCGQNNATNRRCWKNNWNISTDYDNINPPAFNNRVYDFHITNVTNWLGPDGVRKPAMLINNQFPGPTIEADWGDYIIVNVYNDMQDNGTSIHWHGIRQYGESNQDGANGVTECPIPPGSMKTYDFHVTQYGTSWYHSHYSNQYGNGVVGPLIVRGPAAANYDIDLGPYMINDYYHETADRLHLRAELVSNGPPPDSDNILFRGKNIHPLGASRGGSYDRLTLTPGKKHLLRLINASVDNSFVISLVGHNFTVITNDLVPVNPVVRSSLFMAVGQRYDVIIEANQAVGNYWLNATLEANNNCGRSRNLFPAAIISYQGASTTALPTNRGTPRVATCNGETGFSPILTRTVPSTAFAGSAVGTLPVTLEFPNHGRGQVFEWRVKNTPINIEWDHPILEYVLENNSSWPGAANLIDVPQADQWVFWVIQNDFALPHPIHLHGHDFLTLGIGSGTFNINTMKSQLTFNNPIRRDVVQMPGNSWLVIGYKTDNPGVWLMHCHIGWHVAMGLGVQFLERKDEIKRMMPLDQLVPNCDAWRRYAKTSPYLPKMDSGLRRREGEEVEKREPAWRRIA, encoded by the exons atgttgGGACTCACCAAAGCTTCGGCAGTATTGCTGGCCACTGCTACACTAGTTGTGGCTTCaccagcaccctctccagtcatacacctcctcccccggcagACCATCATACCCGGAGGCAAGCCATGCGGGCAAAATAATGCCACAAATCGACGGTGTTGGAAGAATAACTGGAACATCAGCACAGATTatgacaacatcaacccaccAGCATTTAACAACCGAGTG TACGACTTTCACATCACCAATGTCACAAATTGGCTTGGTCCGGATGGTGTCAGGAAACCAGCGATGCTCATCAATA ACCAATTCCCTGGACCCACGATTGAAGCTGATTGGGGTGACTATATCATTGTCAATGTGTACAATGACATGCAAGACAACGG AACGTCTATTCACTGGCATGGAATTCGCCAGTACGGCGAAAGTAACCAGGATGGTGCCAACGGAGTGACCGAGTGTCCTATCCCACCTGGATCCATGAAGACATATGATTTCCATGTCACCCAATATGGCACCTCGTGGTATCACAGCCATTATTCCAACCAATATGGTAATGGTGTTGTAGGACCCTTGATCGTGCGTGGCCCTGCAGCGGCCAACTATGACATCGACCTCGGCCCTTACATGATCAATGACTACTATCACGAAACTGCTGATCGACTTCACCTGCGAGCCGAGTTGGTCAGCAATGGCCCTCCTCCTGACAGCGACAATATCCTCTTCAGAGGCAAGAACATTCATCCACTTGGCGCAAGCCGTGGGGGCTCTTACGACCGTCTCACTCTCACGCCCGGCAAGAAACATCTTCTCCGCCTCATCAATGCCAGTGTCGACAACTCCTTTGTTATCTCTCTCGTAGGCCACAACTTCACCGTGATTACGAACGACCTTGTTCCAGTCAATCCAGTCGTGCGCTCCTCCCTTTTCATGGCCGTGGGCCAGCGCTACGATGTCATCATCGAGGCCAACCAAGCTGTGGGCAACTACTGGCTTAATGCCACTCTCGAAGCCAATAACAACTGCGGTCGATCCCGTAATCTTTTCCCGGCCGCCATCATCAGCTACCAAGGCGCgagcaccaccgccctcccgACGAACCGCGGAACTCCCCGTGTCGCCACCTGCAACGGCGAGACCGGCTTctctcccatcctcacccgCACCGTgccctccaccgcctttgCCGGCTCCGCGGTCGGAACCCTCCCCGTCACCCTCGAGTTCCCCAACCACGGCCGGGGCCAGGTGTTTGAGTGGCGCGTCAAGaacacccccatcaacatcgagTGGGACCACCCCATCCTTGAGTATGTCCTCGAGAACAACAGCTCCTGGCCGGGAGCGGCAAACCTCATCGACGTCCCCCAAGCCGACCAGTGGGTCTTTTGGGTCATCCAAAACGACTTCGCCTTgccccatcccatccacctccacggCCACGACTTTCTCACCCTTGGCATCGGGTCGGGtaccttcaacatcaacacaaTGAAAAGCCAGCTCAcgttcaacaaccccatTCGACGAGACGTGGTGCAGATGCCGGGGAATAGCTGGCTGGTGATTGGGTACAAGACTGATAACCCTGGTGTGTGGCTGATGCATTGCCATATCGGGTGGCATGTGGCTATGGGTCTGGGGGTGCAGttcttggagaggaaggatgaGATCAAGAGGATGATGCCGTTGGATCAGCTGGTGCCGAATTGCGATGCGTGGAGGCGATATGCCAAGACGAGTCCGTACCTGCCGAAGATGGATAgcgggttgaggaggagggagggggaagaggtggaaaagagggagcctgcttggaggaggattgcGTGA